The genomic region TGGATCAGCCAGCCTCTACATTAGTATTCTCTATCCACTGATGATTCTATTGCAAAATCAGATTTGGTGTACCAAACCCGAAGGTTATCTAGCTTGCATGATACAACAAACATATAACAATACACATGAAAGGGCTATAGAATCCAATGTCAAAATTAATTGGActttgggatggtgtttttcctTTCCATTCATTTGGGATTGATGCATGCCATTTGCCAGATGGACATTTAAGAAGCGGCACAGATCTTCTGGGTCTCAAACCCCGGCCTTCTGGAGTCTGGTCCTGAGCCAGGCCATATGAAACCTGTATAAAAGTGGCCTCAGTTATCCAGACATCTAATCTGCCCAAGTGGCTTTATAacctctcatcactctctcctgtTCCAGTACAGCAGAGATAACCATGTCCATGACTTGCATGACATACAGATGCCAGAAACTGAATCACTCCACATGCCTGCCAAACCTTTGATGGAGCGGAGACATTATCGTAGATTTTGCCACTGTGGGAATCTAATCAAGATTAAACACCTATCCTTTTCATCTTTGTTTGATGATGGCTCAAGTTTGAGCAAATGTAAAATGAGGAAGGTTAGTGTGATGATGGACATGGATGACGGAGGATACTTACTGAAAGAATGATGATCTTTGTGTTGCTGTCGTCCAGTCCGTTGTCCAGGATGAGGTCCCGTCTGAACCTCGGGGCAGCCAGAGCGTTGTCGCTCATCATGTCTTCTTCTAGTATCGATCGCAGGCTCTCCTGCTCTGTCCTACCTTCGTCCAGCTTGCCTGTCTGTACAGCAAAGACGACCGAGCGGGTGTTAAACTCAGAGAACAGCACCAGTGTGAATATAACAGAGTATAGGGAGATCATGATTCCTACTATATTATCTTGGTCCTAACGGCCTTCCGAGGGTAATTGAGAGTGGACTTTAGTTGCGCTCACCTGTGATGACTGTTGATCAGTGGCCCATCAGCTCTTTTTATATCACGAAAAGCCAAAacagtgttttgtttttttttaccatcgTAACAAAGCCGTCAAATATGTGCGTAGAGGAGATTTGAAGTCTCCTGCTTAGCTTGGCCCATATCATCATAGAAAAGGGTGTCATGTCAAAGGTCATAGCCAATATGTATAGCTCCTTTATGTAGTCTAATCAGAAGGGAGGTTAGGTGAATAATAGCTGGATTACTGTCAGATGTAAGGACATGCTGGATTTGAAAGAGGGGGACAACATCTTTTCCACAGTCATCTCTTCCCTCCTGTAGAGGGTCTCCTCGGGCCCCTCAAAGATCATAGGTCTCAAATTGGCCTCACAAAGGTCTCACTTCTCAATGCTGTCCACTTTCAAAGGTGGAAAGTCAACGGTGGAACATATGCCTACTGTGCAATCTGAAAGAAACCAACAGATTGCCTACAATGAGTTATCATCACCAAACTACATCAATGGCTACAGTTATCAATGCTCTGTGGGGAGAGAATATCATCCAGGGTGAACAGTCCTGGTATGAATAGAGGCTGGGTCACTAAGGTCATGTCATCAGACTTCAACAAGACTCATAGAGAATGAAAACAGACCCAGGTAGCATCAACCGAACTGACCTATTGGTGATTGGGTATACACCCTTACCGGTTGGGTATTACAGTAGGTGGGAGGAAGTCCCTGACTTTCCTGACAACATAACCTGAAGGATACTCCAGGTGCTAGTTATAGGCTGTGTAACAATTGTTTATTCTGTTCTGATCCCATGGTCACagg from Oncorhynchus kisutch isolate 150728-3 linkage group LG9, Okis_V2, whole genome shotgun sequence harbors:
- the LOC109896658 gene encoding pro-MCH 2-like yields the protein MISLYSVIFTLVLFSEFNTRSVVFAVQTGKLDEGRTEQESLRSILEEDMMSDNALAAPRFRRDLILDNGLDDSNTKIIILSDIGLKGHTRRGMNTAFSRALPVLPDRATDHSPAEYSLKVERREADLEMLRCMIGRVYRPCSQA